One window of the Peromyscus maniculatus bairdii isolate BWxNUB_F1_BW_parent chromosome 18, HU_Pman_BW_mat_3.1, whole genome shotgun sequence genome contains the following:
- the LOC143269274 gene encoding disks large homolog 5-like, translated as MMTNERNELLELLALYNNNELNNRLKSELEMLKTQHKKEISDVKKFPKEIYEASYKCKELSEQTNSYRTLYSQLLREWTQLKEKVSMLKKNNRKLHGEQISLQESCKEARRLCEEAHENIYDLCTKQQQVG; from the exons atgatgaccaatgagaggaatgaactgctggaactcctggccctttataacaacaatgagttgaacaacag gctgaaatctgagctggagatgctgaaaacacagcataagaaggagatatcagatgtaaagaaattccCCAAGGAGATTTATGAGGCTTCGTACAAGTGCAAGGAGCTGAGTGAGCAGACCAACTCCTACCG caccctctacagtcagctccTGAGAGAATGGACTCAGCTCaaggaaaaagtgagcatgttgaaaaagaacaacagaaagctgcatgGGGAGCAGATTTCACTACAAGAGTCCTGCAAGGAGGccaggaggctctgtgaggaggcccatgAGAATATCTATGACCTCTGcacaaagcagcagcaggtaggttga